From the genome of Mycobacterium kansasii ATCC 12478:
GGCGTCGACCAGCACCTGGTATTTGTTCCCGTCACCGTAGAACCGTTCGGCGATGCCCCACAAGGTGTCGCCGGAGACCACGGTGTACGAATTGGGAGCGGGCTCAGCCGGCTCGTCGGCGACCGCCTCTGCGATGGGCTCCGGCGCCGCCTCCCCGACGGGCTGGGCCGCCTGCGCCGCGCCGGTCATCTCCGGGGCGCCAACAGATTTCTGCAGGTCGGCCGGCGGCGTGTCGGTCTGCGTCGCGGTGGCCCAGGCGGGGCCGTCGGCCGCGTAGAGCACCAGGTTACGGTCATCCTGGAGCACCAGCCTGACGCTCTTGCTGCC
Proteins encoded in this window:
- a CDS encoding LysM peptidoglycan-binding domain-containing protein, which codes for MSDTLGEGQRLQRGESLVSNNGAYTLTLQEDGNLVLAADGTPVWATATDGQDVVRAELQTDGNFVLYTPERPVWHSDTVGSKSVRLVLQDDRNLVLYAADGPAWATATQTDTPPADLQKSVGAPEMTGAAQAAQPVGEAAPEPIAEAVADEPAEPAPNSYTVVSGDTLWGIAERFYGDGNKYQVLVDANAIPNPDLIHPGQVLTIP